CTATTTGATAACGAACCTGATGTGGTAATTGTACTTGGATATTTCACCTTAATGTTTGGGTTAACAGTTGAGGAACCAATTTGTTTACCTTTATTAGTGTTATTACCACCAATAGCACGTAATTTATCCggatttaaaattgaagatgTTGTTGTGGAATTAGATTTTGTGGTTGTACTACTGACCTTTGATGCCTTAGTCACGGTAGTCCATGCAGATGATCCATTAGTTGCACTTACCGTGTTAGAACCGAGAGTAGGTAAGGCTTTGGTTGAGGGTTTCTTGTTACGTTGAGCAGCAGCCCATAACTTCTTTTGCTCTTCAATGAAGCTTTCATCATCCCATTCATCCAATTTAGTTGTGGCAAGAGTATCTTTGTTACCAGCTACTCTGGAAGTTGCCTGAGCGGACTCTTTCttcttattattcaatGTAGGACTGTTGTTAATTGATGAAGTAGTAGTTGGACTTGCCTTTGGgctatttaattttgatttaatatcaaCATTTATTGGTTGCGGAGTTGGCTTAGTTGCCCAAGTCAATGCAGGAGTAGACTGTTGTTGTAAACtgtcattattaaaagttaaGATTTCAGATTGGGCCTTTAATGcaaaattcaaatctttAGTGTTCTTCATCTTAATCTTTTTAGCCTCATCTTGTTTAACGCTTTTAATCATTTCAGCAATGTTTGGAACAACGACATCATCACGAGAATTGGCTTTATTAGCCCATGGAGCTTCAGCAATAGAAGCTTCTGTAAATTCCATCGTTTTCCTTTCCCTTTCAGCATCAATAGCCAACTGTTGttgtttcttcttttcttgttgtaactctttttccttttcccttttcaatttcatttcattttgtaattttttcttgtcctgttcttctttttccttttcttgttgttttactattttctgtttcttttcaaactcttttttctctttctcCTTTTGTTTctgtaattttttcaacttcttagcttcttcttttttcttcaattctTGTTCATGTATAGTTTGctcttctaataattttcttgcAATTTCATCAGCTTTTTCTTGACGTTTACGTTCTAATTCAAGCTTTTGTTCTTCTTTAGAGAATGATCCAATCAAAGCATCAGGGTTAATTTCAGGTTCACTCAATGGGATTGGTGTTTCCTTTTTAACAGTAGAATTCTCTAGTTTTTTAGTAATAGGAGAAACTTCCTTGTTTAAAGGAGTTGAAGATTTTGTTTCTTTGTGCATAGTCTGAACTGGAGCAGGTGAGGTTGGACTTACAGGTGATTTAGGTTTAgggaaaataaaagaatcaggtaataattctttatttaatctTGATACTGGGATTCTAACGGTGGTTTGTTTATAGTACCCACCatcatcaaattttaaatttaacagTTCTTCATAGATATAATCTTTACTATGAATATTAGCAACCACCCCATCTggtaatttttcttcattcaCATCTTGCTTTGGAATTAAtgcatttttattattagtgcTATTATCCAACGTTTTAATTTCaggaaattgaaattgttgTGGAATTGGATTAGCTGCAGGTGTACCTTGTAAagattgttgttgttgagcAATAAAAAGCGAGACTAAGTTATCGAATCTCAAGAATggattttgaaaatcatTTACTTTTGAAATCAATTCTGCTAATGTAATAAATtgatcattaatattaaacgGTTCAGGAGATGTGTTCAATCTTGTGATTTGTAAAGCTGGTTGGAAATACCCTTGAACGTACCAAGATCCCATTGTATTTGTAGTAAAAGGCCCATGCAAAGTAGAAGAAGTATCAAAATACTTCCATTGTGATTCTACCATAGGATGTAAATTTAATGGTGGTAACGCCGGAACAGTTGATAATGGAGTTTGAGGATGAATCAGCATTGGGTTGAACTGTTGTTGCGAAGTAATACCAACCGTAGAGTTTGACGATGTGGTTAATGCTGATAATGAAGGACTACTTAAAGCCGGATGGATATCATTAGGTTTTCTTTGATGGATTGCAttagtagtattattagtagtattattattaagcGGGTCGATACCATTCCaatttaaagatgatgTCGGTATAGTTGGTGTATTTGTTGATGTCGTATTCTGAGAAGCCAAAAGACTATTGGAGATGTTTTGATTACTACTAGTCAAATTGGTATGTGACATAAAGGGAGAAGAAGTCCTGGGAATACCAAACGAATCCAACAGAGATGTAGTTCTACTTAGTGGCATGGTGATGTTAATTTGACCTTGTTTATTTAAGGGGGTTGAAATTTGACTTGTTGCAGTCGTAGCAGCAGTGGTgtttgtattattagttgtaGCATTGTTATctagtttaatatttcGTGTGTTTGCAGCAGATTGATTAGTTGTATTtagattttgaaattgaaaattcatagaattgaattgatcattaaaattggaTTGAAAAGTCATGgtgaaaagtatttaagCGTCTGAATCTGTGTTGGTTagttgatatattttttctcttttattattataattattattttttttgtttcagTTTTAGgattttaacaaaaaaaaaatttaggGTTTTgctaattatatataagttTGTAAAGTcttttttggaaaataaagCTCTGATATTGTTATCGATAAAGTCTGAATGTAGTTTGAGTATTAAATcgataatgaagaataaATGGTTCTCTTGataaatggaaaaaattgaaaaaaaaaaacagcaGCTGAATTAAGGTtgattatgaaaaaaaaggaaactaacaaaaaaaaaatttttttttgggtACAGTCTTGAATAAGatttatattctatttaccaaaaaaatatcttccCTTATAAGCAAAAAAATGAGATATACTTTGAATAATCAATTGGttgatatttaaatactaggaaaaaaaaaaaattaaattgaaaataaagaaaatcttttaattggtAAAGGAACAAAAAAACGTAGAAAAGCCTTTTCTCAAATAAAACTCGATTTGCttaaattctaatttgGAACTCAACTTTTGATGCATTTTTTACAAGCGAAAAATTTTTGAGAAAATGAGAAACGAAAAAAACGGGCTGGTTTAACAGAGAAAAAAAGCTACCGTTACAAATGACAATTTGTCTAAGTTAGGAAAAATACAGCAAACAGGGCGGCTAAAACAAAAGgttttaatgataataaagttGTTTCATATCTCGTAGAAGATGAAATAGATACTGTTAAGAAAGAGAAATGTGAGTTATTTAGAGATGTATGCATAGGCAGTAcgtgtgtgtgtgtgttGGTGTTGGTGTGTGTATATATGGATTATGTAGTATGAAAGTTGTGTAGGAACAGGTTCAGATTCCCACGTTATGTTCGATCTTGGAATGCATATCTGAACCACCTAGCATTGAGATATCGCTGCCATTGAAGCCGTCAGTATATATGTCTTCCCAATCGATAGAGCAATCTTTATTTAGTAGGATATCTTTGTGGATATTTTGTGCATTGTTGTTTAGAGGATTGAAATGAGTGTTTTCGACCAATTTCAAGTCcattatctttttcattGGTTCTGAGATACCAAATATTTGACGGTACTGGTTCATTTGACGGTTAAATTGTGTATCTTCCCAATTGTTTAATCTTGCTTCCAATGGATGACGATCGTTCAATTGAGTAGTCAATGGAACAGCACCACCTTGGTTATCACGTAATCTATCTGGCAATGAGAATAATTTAGCAGCAGTTTGTTCTTTGGTAGtttgtttatttgattCAGTAGTCGAAGTCGAGTTAATACTTgacaaattattattttgaggtacaatattcatatttaatGACATGGttgtttgaatttttttcgtGAGTTGGTGCTTGAAAGGTGTAATCTAGTGCTTACGGAAGTGCAATAAGTtctaatattctttttttttattttaaaggTTAGATTATGTCttaaaatctaataaatcttAATTTTCCACTTTTAGAGTTTGCCACCGCCGAATCTCCCTAGCTAGAAGCACGTGCAATGCACGtgatatataaaattgtaAGCTATTTAATAACATATCGTAGAAATAAAGGTCTAGAAGTTATCAGTTGCTATTATTTAAGAAGATATTATGCTTTGTCATTTGTTTTTGCTTCTTTGttcttttgaatttctgCGACTAGTTCTAtctcttttaaaataaactatatatacacacaaataaaaaaaaaaaaaaaatatgaaaaatataattaactttaataaataataaaaaaaaaggattGTCAAATATCTAATACATTCCAAGTGATGGCGATACTCAACAGAAAgacttcatttttttttcttttaactTTCTAATATTTAGGCATGTTGAAGTTGTTATACAAGGATAAAACAATCTCACAAATTAAAGATCCAGAAGGTATACCGAGTTCAATAGCAATTTCACCAGATGGTAAATTTTTAGCCAtcaatcaaaatatatcaattcTTATATATGATCTAAACtctttaatttctaatGGTTCAACTTCATCTATTTTAAAACCAATCATTATAATACCGACATCTCACAATTTGCCAATATCTTCTATTATATGGTCACCAGATAATCAATGCATTGCTAGTGGAAGTAACGATTGttctattgaaatttatcatttacaATATGGGTTACTACATAAATTAACTGGACACACTGCACCAGTGACATCtatcaaatataatgaaaaggGTAATCTTTTATTGAGCTGTAGTGTTGatgaatcaattaaaatatggGATATTTTACATGGTACTAATCTTAGGACTATTAATACCCATAACGATCCAGTAGTGACAATTGATTTCAATAATGATTCCAGCATTTTTAGCTCTGGTTCACATGATGGGCTAGTTCGTTTATATGATTCAGGCACTGGTAATTGTTTAAGAACTTTAACTTATGATAAAGATTGGAAAGAAGAAACGGGTGTGGTCCCAGTAAATAAAGTTATATTCGCACCAAATGGGAAATATTTGATGGTGAGAACTTTAGATGCTCAAAGTACCATTAATTTATGGGATTGTATTGTTGGTGAAGTAGTACGAACCTTTAGAATTGAAGATGGAACTCTACCATCACAAGATGAAAAACTACATTGTGGCGTCAAATTTCTTATAGGGCAAAGTCAAGATGGAATAAAAGGTGTATATATTGTTGCAGGGTTTGAACAGGGACAAATATACATGTGGGACACTAATGATAGACAAATTGTATTTCATAATGGTGGATCTACTCATGAAAATGGTCCTATTCTAAGTGTTGATACTTTTCAAGATATTGTGGTAACTTTGAGTTCTAATGGGATATTTTGCATATGGCAAGTCGAAGTTTAATTGTTGTAgcttccaaaaaaaaaaatattgtctATCTTTTTACGTAAATCTTATTctgtatattatattatattatatattattgttaatatctaaaattgcattatataaattcaataaagtttttccatattatttttattgaaatatatttgatgtTACTATGCCAACAAAATTCTTAACAGCGGGTTCGGAAATTTAGTAACTTTAACTTCCAATAGATATATAGCGAGATCTAGGTTATTCTATTGTACGGTATTTATTAGTTATGAAAGAATCTTAGGGGAGAAAAATCTTAGAAATGAATAGCCGCTGAACAATACATATTCTAATAGCAATTacaaattattaagaaaagtatgaaaaataaattatctacTGTGTTTGTTAGATGCGTCCATACACCAAGTTATGAACAAATCGCAAATAAATTCAGATTTCTACCAAGAGAGAAAACTACAACAATAAGTCAATTGGATAATTATAAAGTAGGAGAGCAGGTAATATTAAATGGTTGGTTATTAAATAAGACTAAACAATTGAACAAAAACTTacaattcaataaaattagaGATATTAATGGTgatgaaattcaaattgtGGATACTTTAAACTGtttgaaaaatagaaaGATGGAAGAtgtaattcaaataacaGGTAAGATTCAATTGAAACAGAAAGGTAAAATATCGGCATCATCTATAGAAAAAGAGattaaattagataaacTGCAAGTTTTAAATGCCTCTAATGAAATTCCAATTCAATTAAGTAACGTAGTGGAATATCCAAACGAATATAGATTTTTAGAACTACGTAAAAGAATTCAAAGCAGAAATTATCTTTGGAAACGATATGAAatgattaaatttattaggACTGAACtagatttgaaaaacttTATTGAGATTGAAACgccatatttatttaaaagtaCTCCCGAAGGTGCCTCTGAATTTCTTGTGCCAACAAgacaatttaataaatcaaataataaagtaaaGATGTATGCCTTACCTCAGAGTCCTCAGCAATATAAGCAATTATTGATGAGTAGTGGTATTAATAGATACTTTCAAATTGCTAAATGTTTTAGAGATGAAGATTTAAGAAAGGATAGACAACCAGAATTTACCCAAttagatattgaaaacTCTTTCATTAATGATccaaatgatataatacaattaattgatgatttgataattaaaatttggaCTCGGTTCagttataagaaaaaattgaaattattaacttgGAATGATGAGCTAAAGCAATTCGAAAATTTATTGGaatcatctttaaattcattgtataagatgaaatataattatgCAATGGAAACGTATGGTATTGATAAGCCAGATTTGAGAGCtccaaatttgaaaatcattaatttgaaaaacatTCTTCTAGATTTACCACCTAATAAGCAAAATAAGCAATTTCctgatattgaaataatcGTATTAAGAAACGcctttgataataaagaagtAGAAGAAAGTTATAACACAAGATGGTCCcaaattttggaaaatcccagtaattataattatcgTAAACCAATTGTAGTTGCTATTCAAAATGAAACGGACAAGATTAATTGGTATAAGCATTGTTCTGATATTTTTGACATTTCATCAGATGAAACAAATGCTTCACatatattgaataaaagtttgaagttaaatattggtgatattatttgttgtaGTACAAGGCAGCCTAATgggaaaatatttgaaaaccCAACTCCACTAGGAAGATTAAGGCAGCTGGTCTTAGAGAGTGATATCGGTTccaaattatattttgagaCACCTAATGATGTTTCTGAATGGGTTATAGATTTTCCTCTTTTTAATCCAGTGGAAAAGGAATCTACAGAGAAATTAGATTATCCCATTTATGAAGAGAATCAATTAACCAGCACACATCATCCATTCACTATGGcaaatattgatgatatttccgataaattattaaacgcacagaataaaattgataaaatattagaaactAGAGGTATGCATTATGATTTGGTTATTAACGGTATGGAAATAGGTGGTGGTTCGATTCGTATTCATGATAGCGAATTACAAGAGTATATCttcaaagaaatattaaaagtgAATAATTATGAGGCTAAATTTGGGCACTTATTAAAAGCTTTCCAAATGGGTACACCGCCCCATGGTGGTATTGCTTTAGGTATTGATAGATTATCTACTATTATATGTGGTGTTAAAAGTATAAGGGATGTGATTGCCTTCCCTAAAAATAGTATTGGGAGCGACTTAATGGTTGGAAGCCCGAGTGAAGTTCCAGATGATACTTTGGCAAGATATAAGCTACAATCACAAAAAGAGTGACTGAATTATCGACTTAAcatgtaaatatataattattcttttagtATTGTTACCATATCTAtgtagatatttattttatgaCAATCttagattatttattaactCACTGCCATAATTTAAATccttttaaatcattttaaactatttgaaattattgaattagaGCTTTTTgagaattatatatataaaacatTTCTAGTCATAATTTTCTAATCTGAACTAATAGTCATTATTACCAagattatataatataataactGCGAGAATGTATAAACATATGTatattatgaaaaattccTTAGAAAACAAATTCCAGATCCGAACTTTCCCGAAGAGTGAGTTCAGACCAGTTTAGGTGTAGTTTTTCACAATGCTttatagtaaaaaaaaagatgagAGGATAGGGGTTTTAATACATCTGACCAATATCTCCATGGTAAAAGTTATATTTTAGGAACCTGTTAACTAGGATATCCATTCAATCGTttataaaaacaaaatgtCTCTTAGATTCGCAGTAAGGCGACTATATTCTACCTATAATACAGGCTTACCACCTGCATTAACAATTCCTGATTTGCTAAGAAAATATCAGCAGCATGTACCGATTACCATGATTACAGCTCATGATTATATTACGGCTAAATGGGCCCAAGATgcaaatattgatattatattaattggagattctttaaatatgaCAGCTTTAGGTCAATCATCCACAACTTCACTGACAATGTCACAGATGCAACATCATTTGAAATCAGTTACAAACAGTGAAGGATCATCGTTATTTATATGTGATATGCCTCAGGGAAGTTACGAAGTTTCAATGAGAGATGCACTTGATAACGCATACAAGTTGATCAAATCGAGTCCAAAAGTTGCAAGTTTAAAGTTAGAATGTGGGCCTGTAGAGAAAGATGTACACTCACATAAAGTGGTTGAGGCACTTTGTTCCAGAGGTATTCCAATAATGGGTCACATCGGTTTAACCCCTCAGAGAGCACATGCTATGGGTGGCTTTAAAGTTCAAAGTAATACAGAAAAAGATGCATATCAGTTATTGGACACAGCTAAGAACCTTGAAAAGGTTGGGTGTTGGTccttattattagaatgtGTTCCAGAACGTATTGGTGAATGGTTATCAAATCAAGTAAGCATACCAATAATTGGTATTGGTGCTGGAAGAGCAGTTGATGGGCAAGTTTTGGTGGTATCAGACGCCCTTGGAATGCTTCCGGGTGATCCACCCAAATTTGTCCAACGCTATGCTCAAGTTGGTGATTTGGCCACTCGTGCTCTTAAGGAGTATGCAGAAGATGTAAGGACAAGAAGCTTCCCACAAGATCAAAAcgtatttaaaattaaaaaagacGTTTGGAACgcattaaaaaataatgacaCACATAACagtaattaatattattttaaacgAAATATTAAACGATCTATAAACAGTATTTATGAAGTATATATTATCTACACTGTATACGACTCTTTAtgtaatatatttacaagatacctttttatctatatttctatcaagaattttttttctcagaACTCTAATGTTTTTCCTAACTCAGGGCAATAACAATTATCACGAATTCCCTGCTGGGCGGCTAATTCTTCAAGCTTTTCTTTAGGTTCTCTAAATGGTTCCCCAGACAGAGTGAAGGTGCCCCAGTGAACCCCAAGTGTATTTTTTGCCCTTAATTCACGCGTAATCTTGATAGCTTCTTCAGGGTCAATATGTCTAGACCTTTGATGCCACTTAGGACAGTATTGGCCACAAGGTAATAATGCTAAACGTACACCGCTACCATAGCGTTGTCTAATCCTAGGTGCTAAGTCTTTTACATAGCCTGTATCACCGGCATGGTAAACTAAGGGCGAAAATCTAGGTTTATCAGATTTAGCAGTATCGTCACCTACTCTAATTAGAAAGGAGCACCACAATGATTGATTAGCATCCAGCAGAGATCTACCTGACCAATGCATAGCTGGAACACATGAGATTCTGTACTTGGTCTGGTTGAAATCTTCGTTCTTTGCATCAGTAGTTGATATTTCACAAGCTTCCCACCAATTTAATTCAACAACATTTCGACAACCTTTATTaatcatctttttttttaacccTTTTGGCACAATCCATAACGCATCTGTATTACCCCATTTATCTACACTTATCTGATCCATGTGATCTGGATGGTTGTGTGATACAACTATAACATGTGGAGTAGGTATTTCGTCAATTGAAGCAGGCATTTCAGTAATACGTTTAGGTCCAAGCCATTTACCAAACAATTTTGGTGAAAAATGAGGATCagttaaaatttttaagttTCCATGCTCTATAAAATTACAAGATTGGCCTAGCCAAGTATTTTTAACTGGTTTATTATCACGAAATGTTTCGTTATCTTCTATTCCGTCAGTGATTAGAGACTCAtcaatgattttaaaattcaatGGAGCTACCGGTTTTTTTTGTAGTAGGGATGGAGTATCGCTTATTGTCCATGCAGGTTTGTGAATGGgcattaatttatttaattcatctttattagTCGGTACACTGCCTctatttctttcaaataattcaacaattctattgaaaaaaaattcgtATATTGTTTGTATTCTATATTCGTTAAAAGGGTTTTCAAATCTGCCGaatgttttaaaatctttatatttaattaacgTCCCATTAATTGTTTGAATTTCCGGTAAAGGTTCTAGTTTATCTAGTATCAACTgtcttttattaatttcactTGACGTATTTTGTGTAACTAAAATGGCGTATGCACTATACGGTATCAGTAAACCAATTGTACCACtgattaaatatttattcacctttttcattaaattattcctcaataaataaattgatttatatCTGCCACGACCATGAATTATCTTAAGcttacatttttttttaaaaaaattataaataattacattctatataattattttagtAATGTGGGATTTCAGATCCCATCTGTCCGATAATTAAGAtgaaatatcaaattaagaaaaaattttaaaattaattgagaagctataaataaaaaattcttaaaagCTAACAAGTACCATGgctaaataattttaaaagaatattatttgctaataaaataatattgaagatatGGGTTTTGTTGTTTCTTAATTTAAATCCTAAAAATTTAACGTACGATTTTAGAaatgattaataataatattatttaataaaattaatacacatattttaaattgttttgttgtaaaatatctaaaaactctttcataatatttagaattaaaaagataGAATAGATATAGTAATAAATGAGGTTAATCTGTTGTGTAATAAGTGTgtcttttttatattacaaattgagtttaattttgaaaaaattatatacatAACGTAATTTTGGTGacgaaaaaaatttggagAGGGTGCATAACGATTATAATAGCTCATCGCTTAactattaattaaaaaaaaaataaaaaaacatattAAGAATCTTAATTGATTGCAAAGTAAGccataatatatttttaattttgataagctttgaaaaatttaagttAATATTCAAGAATAAAACTAAACATAGCTATATCGGCTCATCATAAAAGTGTGATAACAAATGTCATTCAGAAAAAGAAGTGAAGTAGTTAATACTAGAGGCCCAGGTTTACAAAATGCTAGAGGTCCCACACAAGATTCTATTCAAAATGCAAGAGGTATACCAGCAAATACAAGAGGTATGCCAGTAAATGCTAGAAGTCCAGTACCAGCTAGAGGACCTCAATTGAATACATCTCGAGGACGTAATGTTCCATCATTgaacaataataatcctTCGTTTAGAGGAAGACTATCTCAAAGAATGTCAAACATGAATATTAACGATGATTCGAACTCACACTTAAACAACCATCCAGGTATTAGACCTTCTCCTGCCACTTCACAACTAACTACATCAACTGGTTGCAATGATTTAGATAGCTTACTTGGACATATGGGATTGCCATTAGGAAACTCATTATTGATTGAAGAAATAGGTACCACAGATTTTAATTCAGTTCtatgtaaattatttgctTCTCAAGGTATTATTCATAATAGGTTAAAGAACGGTAATAGCCAGCAAGAAAGCAATACACATGTAATTGTTTTATCCTTAAATAAGATGTGGGGGAAAGAATTACCAGGTACTTACAAGGGTTCAAAGAAGGATATTAAAAAGCAAAATATTGCTAATGAGCAATCTAAAATTTCAGTTTCTAATTTGAATGAGCAATCGTCAACCCCATCAAGATataaagatttgaaaattgCTTGGAGATATGGTTTGAAAGATGAGATAGGTCAAAAAAATTCGAAGTCAACTAACCAAGACTCTACAGAATATAAAGATTATAATCATCAATTTGATATCACTTCGAGATTAATACCTACTCCAACTAGTGATGAAATTACATATATTCCTACTAATATTCCAGTCAGTTCTATATTAACTCAACTAACTAACGCCATTGATAAAAATCCAACCAAATTGAttagaataattattcCATCTCTAATGCACCCATCAATGTATTCTccaaattatttcaaattaacAGAAATAATTCCACTTCTGCATGGAATaaaatctattattaaacaaaatgaATCACGGTGTGTTTTATTAGCCAGTTGTTTCACAAATTTGTTACAATCATCGATTTCCTCTTCAaaacttttattaaatcaaattcaatcTATATTTGATTCCATTGTATTATTGGAACCATTCCAGCAAGAAATGATTCaattattggaaaaatcCTATAAGACACAaccaaataaaattcaGCATGGATTAATCCATATCTTGAAATTACCGGCATTTAGTGAAAAGGGTGAAATGTGTGTCTCAAGATCAGAATATGCTTTTAGAAACGGTAGAAAGAATTTTGAGATTGAAGAATGGGGTATTCCTGTTGAAGAtgttgaagaagatgaaaataagGATAATAACGTAGATTCCTCGGCTTCTAATATTGGTAACCCAAACAATAAACCAAAAAAGAGTACGAAAGttgatttagaattttgAAGTCATGTagtctaattttttttaccttaTAATTCAGTGGCATTAAAGAACTATAGAACACAAGTATTGTTAATATATCTatccatatatatatatatatatatgtatgcATATATGTATGTACATGTATGTAGCATATTACAATCTAGTGCtatgtattattagtatagATAAGAGTGTGTAGTAGAATATGTGCATttatgaaatattatttattaatgtatttttttataagtacagaatttgaaagaatataaaCTATTCggattttttaaatatccAAGAAAACCATCCTTTGGCAGTCTCCTTTTTTTATGTTCATCTATCAATTCATTCAATTccttttctaaatattcaactttttcttttaattcacTTTCTTTTGAAGTATATTCATATTTCCACCACATACtatgtaaatataaatatgtaGCTGATGCAATCAATAGGAAAATCCAACCTGGTcgaataaattttttcaatggaCTATTATCTGTCATAATTTGCTTTTCCTCCTTTTGTAAGTTTTTCAA
The window above is part of the Henningerozyma blattae CBS 6284 chromosome 2, complete genome genome. Proteins encoded here:
- the ELP4 gene encoding Elongator subunit ELP4 (similar to Saccharomyces cerevisiae ELP4 (YPL101W); ancestral locus Anc_8.581), whose protein sequence is MSFRKRSEVVNTRGPGLQNARGPTQDSIQNARGIPANTRGMPVNARSPVPARGPQLNTSRGRNVPSLNNNNPSFRGRLSQRMSNMNINDDSNSHLNNHPGIRPSPATSQLTTSTGCNDLDSLLGHMGLPLGNSLLIEEIGTTDFNSVLCKLFASQGIIHNRLKNGNSQQESNTHVIVLSLNKMWGKELPGTYKGSKKDIKKQNIANEQSKISVSNLNEQSSTPSRYKDLKIAWRYGLKDEIGQKNSKSTNQDSTEYKDYNHQFDITSRLIPTPTSDEITYIPTNIPVSSILTQLTNAIDKNPTKLIRIIIPSLMHPSMYSPNYFKLTEIIPLLHGIKSIIKQNESRCVLLASCFTNLLQSSISSSKLLLNQIQSIFDSIVLLEPFQQEMIQLLEKSYKTQPNKIQHGLIHILKLPAFSEKGEMCVSRSEYAFRNGRKNFEIEEWGIPVEDVEEDENKDNNVDSSASNIGNPNNKPKKSTKVDLEF
- the ECM31 gene encoding 3-methyl-2-oxobutanoate hydroxymethyltransferase (similar to Saccharomyces cerevisiae ECM31 (YBR176W); ancestral locus Anc_8.583); amino-acid sequence: MSLRFAVRRLYSTYNTGLPPALTIPDLLRKYQQHVPITMITAHDYITAKWAQDANIDIILIGDSLNMTALGQSSTTSLTMSQMQHHLKSVTNSEGSSLFICDMPQGSYEVSMRDALDNAYKLIKSSPKVASLKLECGPVEKDVHSHKVVEALCSRGIPIMGHIGLTPQRAHAMGGFKVQSNTEKDAYQLLDTAKNLEKVGCWSLLLECVPERIGEWLSNQVSIPIIGIGAGRAVDGQVLVVSDALGMLPGDPPKFVQRYAQVGDLATRALKEYAEDVRTRSFPQDQNVFKIKKDVWNALKNNDTHNSN
- the FMP30 gene encoding N-acetylphosphatidylethanolamine-hydrolyzing phospholipase D (similar to Saccharomyces cerevisiae YPL103C; ancestral locus Anc_8.582), with translation MKKVNKYLISGTIGLLIPYSAYAILVTQNTSSEINKRQLILDKLEPLPEIQTINGTLIKYKDFKTFGRFENPFNEYRIQTIYEFFFNRIVELFERNRGSVPTNKDELNKLMPIHKPAWTISDTPSLLQKKPVAPLNFKIIDESLITDGIEDNETFRDNKPVKNTWLGQSCNFIEHGNLKILTDPHFSPKLFGKWLGPKRITEMPASIDEIPTPHVIVVSHNHPDHMDQISVDKWGNTDALWIVPKGLKKKMINKGCRNVVELNWWEACEISTTDAKNEDFNQTKYRISCVPAMHWSGRSLLDANQSLWCSFLIRVGDDTAKSDKPRFSPLVYHAGDTGYVKDLAPRIRQRYGSGVRLALLPCGQYCPKWHQRSRHIDPEEAIKITRELRAKNTLGVHWGTFTLSGEPFREPKEKLEELAAQQGIRDNCYCPELGKTLEF